The Hevea brasiliensis isolate MT/VB/25A 57/8 chromosome 1, ASM3005281v1, whole genome shotgun sequence genome has a window encoding:
- the LOC131183122 gene encoding uncharacterized protein LOC131183122, protein MRDSRLSTRLTGALPKNEGIGTLPANLITKEKASKSEREESSRGPKRSFEVSRETINALKMFVDAQRSFHGFSQQYENLEFATIGRTGEDSFLEGGDESEFVSPPQVVEIRSGPGSILVVREFSYVFQEELPNLLPEREIEFEVDLMPGTRFIFVPPYRMAPVELKELKEQLQELVDKGFIRLSASPWGAPVLFVKKKDGFLRLYIDYRQLNKVAIKNKYSLPHIDDLFD, encoded by the exons ATGCGAGATTCAAGGCTGTCTACTAGGTTGACTGGCGCTCTACCTAAGAATGAGGGTATTGGAACACTACCTGCCAACCTTATTACCAAAGAGAAAGCAAGTAAAAGTGAAAGGGAAGAATCTTCAAGAGGTCCTAAAAGGTCCTTTGAAGTTAGTAGGGAGACTATAAATGCACTCAAAATGTTTGTAGATGCACAAAGGAGTTTTCATGGCTTCTCCCAACAATATGAGAATCTTGAGTTTGCAACCATAGGAAGAACGGGAGAAGATAGTTTTTTAGAGGGTGGAGATGAGTCAGAGTTTGTATCTCCTCCACAG GTTGTGGAGATTAGAAGTGGACCAGGATCAATTCTTGTGGTAAGAGAGTTTTCATATGTGTTTCAAGAGGAACTACCTAATTTGCTACCTGAAAGGGAGATAGAGTTTGAGGTTGATCTTATGCCAGGTACCAGGTTCATATTTGttcctccttataggatggctccTGTAGAGCTaaaagaattaaaggaacaacTGCAGGAATTGGTGGATAAGGGATTCATTCGACTGAGTGCCTCTCCTTGGGGTGCtccagtattatttgtaaagaaaaaggatggattcTTGAGGCTATACATTGATTATAGACAATTGAATAAGGTCGCTATAAAGAATAAGTACTCGTTGCcccatattgatgacttgtttgattaa